A single Mangrovimonas sp. YM274 DNA region contains:
- a CDS encoding transposase, translating to MYKNDKVIRRYSESFKLKILDELTTGKLNKNQLGKLYGINPTTINEWIRKYERKDLMNTRVKVETKDEITRIKELQKEIEQLKKLLLKKDLDAMVLDSYLEVAAEKLGYKNVIELKKKLNTKP from the coding sequence ATGTACAAAAATGACAAAGTAATTAGACGCTACAGCGAATCGTTTAAATTGAAAATTTTAGACGAACTTACCACCGGAAAACTCAACAAGAACCAATTAGGAAAACTTTACGGAATAAACCCTACAACCATTAACGAATGGATCAGGAAATATGAGCGTAAAGACCTAATGAACACACGTGTTAAAGTGGAAACAAAAGACGAAATAACTAGAATCAAAGAGCTACAAAAGGAAATTGAACAGCTAAAAAAACTACTGCTCAAAAAGGATCTTGATGCAATGGTATTGGACTCTTATCTAGAAGTGGCTGCTGAGAAACTGGGCTACAAAAACGTGATAGAACTCAAAAAAAAACTAAATACCAAGCCTTAA
- a CDS encoding IS3 family transposase: MRAKTKSEGFASLTTVCACFGLKRDAYYKYHTRETERLKLEKRIIEIVKKRRKSLPREGVRKMIKSLDVEFTKANIKVGRDTLLNVLRANNMLTLRKKYSAKTTNSLHRFRKYKNIAKDVIVTRSNQVWVSDITYIRTLKGFCYLALITDAYSRKIVGYDLSDSLELSGCVRALNKALYQAKDIDGLIHHSDRGIQYCSNVYTQILKRKNIGISMTEENHCYENAMAERVNGILKDEFYLDQTFMDTAHAKRATKNAIKLYNEVRLHLSLDFKTPNMVYKLTA, encoded by the coding sequence ATCAGAGCTAAAACAAAGAGTGAAGGATTTGCTTCGTTAACTACTGTTTGTGCCTGTTTCGGACTCAAAAGGGATGCGTATTATAAATACCATACCAGAGAAACAGAACGTCTGAAACTAGAAAAACGGATCATAGAAATTGTAAAAAAACGTCGCAAATCCTTACCTAGAGAAGGTGTTCGAAAAATGATTAAATCATTGGATGTAGAGTTTACCAAAGCCAATATCAAAGTGGGAAGAGATACGCTTTTAAATGTACTTAGAGCCAATAATATGCTCACCTTAAGGAAAAAATACAGTGCAAAAACCACCAATTCCTTGCACAGGTTCCGTAAGTACAAGAACATTGCTAAAGATGTAATTGTAACAAGATCTAACCAGGTTTGGGTAAGTGATATCACCTACATTAGAACCTTGAAAGGATTTTGTTATCTAGCTTTGATTACTGATGCCTATTCAAGGAAGATAGTCGGTTATGATCTTAGTGATAGCTTGGAACTAAGCGGTTGTGTTAGGGCATTAAATAAGGCGTTATATCAAGCTAAGGACATTGATGGACTCATACATCACTCTGATAGAGGGATACAATATTGCAGCAATGTATACACTCAGATACTTAAGAGAAAAAACATCGGTATAAGTATGACAGAAGAAAACCATTGCTACGAAAACGCTATGGCTGAGCGTGTAAACGGCATCCTAAAAGATGAGTTCTATCTCGATCAAACCTTTATGGATACAGCCCACGCAAAGAGAGCTACAAAAAATGCCATTAAATTATATAACGAAGTAAGATTACACTTATCTTTAGATTTTAAAACACCTAATATGGTATACAAATTAACCGCTTAA
- a CDS encoding IS3 family transposase, whose translation MSKQAFYKRLKTQQKQEIDQQKLISLVKGYRKKVGSKTGGIKLYSELKQDFINANIKIGRDKFYRFLRLNRLLIPKAKNYTTTTNSNHMFKKYKNLVKDHVPTRPEQLWVSDITYIKTENGHNYLALVTDAYSKQIMGYKLDSHMRTSLCKDALAMAIKNRKYRNQKLIHHSDRGFQYCNPKYSQFAEQNGITMSMTEQYDPYENAVAERINRTLKHEYGLKQTIKNTELAKKMTQQAVYIYNNLRAHFSLDLRKPAEVHLNPNINYKSYRKNNVILNPLTI comes from the coding sequence ATATCTAAGCAAGCCTTCTACAAAAGACTCAAAACACAACAAAAACAAGAAATAGACCAACAAAAACTAATTTCTTTAGTTAAGGGTTACCGTAAAAAAGTAGGCTCTAAAACTGGTGGAATCAAGCTCTACAGTGAACTGAAACAAGATTTTATAAATGCCAATATTAAGATTGGCAGAGATAAATTCTATAGGTTTCTAAGGCTTAACAGACTACTAATACCTAAAGCCAAAAATTACACCACTACAACAAACTCCAACCACATGTTCAAAAAATATAAAAACCTTGTTAAGGACCACGTCCCCACCCGACCAGAACAGCTTTGGGTAAGCGACATAACATACATTAAAACCGAAAACGGACACAACTACCTAGCATTGGTAACCGATGCCTATTCCAAGCAAATTATGGGGTATAAACTAGACAGCCATATGAGAACATCTCTTTGCAAAGATGCACTCGCCATGGCCATTAAAAACAGAAAATATCGCAACCAAAAGCTCATCCATCATTCTGACAGAGGGTTCCAGTACTGCAATCCCAAATACTCGCAGTTTGCTGAACAAAACGGCATTACCATGAGTATGACAGAACAATACGATCCTTATGAAAACGCCGTTGCAGAACGTATTAACAGAACCCTAAAACATGAATATGGGCTGAAACAAACCATTAAAAACACGGAACTAGCCAAAAAAATGACACAGCAAGCGGTCTATATTTACAACAACCTAAGAGCTCATTTCAGCCTGGATCTGAGAAAACCTGCCGAAGTACATCTCAATCCAAACATCAACTACAAATCGTATCGAAAAAATAATGTAATTTTAAATCCACTAACGATTTGA